The Anabas testudineus chromosome 1, fAnaTes1.2, whole genome shotgun sequence genomic sequence acacataataacacattttatttatttttttctcaagtTAGAGATTTGATAGATCTATCTATCAAACTAAATTATCCTGGCAGTTAGTTTATATAGTTTTAACAAACCAGAGGTCATAATATATCAAAGTCTACTGGTATAAACTTGATAttatttggaaatgtttttgtaaCCAATATATTCatatcatttgtgtttttaaatttaatgtgtAGGGAGTTACTTACATAgtcaataaaagtaaaagatgtttaactttctgtttttttgctgttaTATATGAAAATCTGTGCTGAAATAAAAGTAGAGCTATTAATACATTACAACTGcaacagttttattattgaatatttgtttttcacattcaaATCATTCTTTCTATATGAAATGTAAGAAAATGCATAAGATCGTCAAATGAATATTATAATGTTCAAatgcctgtgtttttgtttgtttaagcaaaatcaaaacatattCAGTTTGCTGTAATGTAAGACAAGGAAAAATAGCATTTAATTCATGAGTCCTAAATCTGTCAGATTAACATGGTGGttagacagagaaagggagacaaaTGACATCAGTCAGTACAACACCCTAACTAATATGAAATGGtgcatttgtgttgtttcattttacattctCACATGCCAGGTGACATTATATGTATCTAGTGAGTTTGAAGTACATTAGCCTGACTGGAGTCTTGCTCTAGTATCTTTAGGGTCACAATGAACTTGATCGTTTTTCTAAACCAAGGATAGAAAAAAGTATATATGAGTGGATTCAGACAagaattaaaatataacatCCAGGATACAATAGCCCAAGATGAGGTGCTGTTGGAGGTGTCTTGACCTGCAATAGAAGGGTAATAATATGGACAGAAACTCATCAGAAATATCATTATGACCACACCcagagtcctggctgctttttTCTCTGATTTCTTAGCACCGACTCTTCCTGAGCCTCCTGCCACAGCTGTAACGCGAGTCTGCATGGCACGAGCCTGTGACACTGCCACAAGAAACACTCTTGCATACAAAACTATTATAATTGAACAAGGGCTAATAAAAGTGACTATAAGGTCAATGGCTCCAGGGACATAGTTAATCACCACTAAACACTCTCCGTAGCAGGAGTTGTATCTGTTTGGCTGACTAAGGTGGTCCTTTAAGATCAGCCCGTTGTAGAGAAGTGAGCAGGCCCATAGCAAACACACAGTTGCCTCCACTCTACTGCGAGTGATTTTTGTGGGGTACTGCAGAGGGTAACAAATAGCTACATAACGATCAATGGATATGAGCACCATGTTCCCCACAGAAGCTGAGGTGAGAGTGAAGCCGATGATGTAAGACATAGCACACATGAGGTCACCCAACAGCCAGCATGTTTCTATGAAACGCACAGTTTCCACCGGCATCACCAGCAGTCCCACAAGGAGGTCTGAGATGCCCAGGGAGAGCAGGAGCAGGTTGGTGGGGGTGTGAAGCTGtctgaagtgggagatagagatgatgaccagcaggtttaGAGCTACAGTGAGCACTGTTATGAAGGAAAACAGTGTATAGAGGAGGACAGCCTCAGAGTGAGGTCGCATTACCCCCCTGCAGGATGAGTTTAAGAGCTGAGGGAAGCATAGCTCTTCTCCCTCCACACTGTCCATCATCCAGCACCTAGAAGAGGTGTCGAACCAAACCGGCTGAGCTCAAGCAACTCTCTGATTGTATCACACATAATGTAGCTCATTCATCTCTGACAGCATCCCCTACTCTTCCTGACCTCCCCACTCTCTGCTACACTTCTCTCTCCTATCTACTCACCTTCTTCTATTGTCAtcttatttcttgtttttctcttcctcacacCACCCTTTCCCAGTTTTCTCCTCCCCTTTCATCCCTTGTTACATGATGCAACTTGTGAGTTTTTAGAAGAGAATAGTTCTAGGACTACAACTTTGAATCCCTATTATTTGCAAATTAGTTGTCAGATCATTTGTTATCTGCAGAAACCTTAAAGCATATTTGACGTGTTGCTCATGTACTtgtataatttgttttaaacaaaattaCGTGGCCACAAACAATGGGAACCAAAATAATCAACTCATTTTCCAATCACATTGGAAATCAGAGGAAACATTTGAAATCACAGGCTCGTCCAAgttgtgttaattaaaaatgtgtgtggcTGGGGCTTGATTGTATGAACTCTCAACAACGTCTGGACATTCTCCTGATGAGTCAGTGGATGGTCTGCTGGGGGGTCTCCTTTCATCCCGGTACCTCACACGAGTCAGGATTCTGTTGGCTATAACAGGGACGTCTGTGCGACTGTTCAAGTGCATGCCTTCCCAGACTATGACTAACCCACCGCCAAACCAGTCATGCTTTCTGTAAACCTTTAAAACTATTGTAGCCGAGCATCTGGGGTTCATCTAAGCTAAACAATTAAAAGCATTAGAATCAGGGCTCAGTTTCGTTGATAACCATccttcactttttattattcaaCACCAACACATGTCAAGAGAGGCACATATTTTACCTCCTTGAGATGATGACGGGTCAcgataaacaaaacacacaagtatAAGATAGTCTGTTACATATATCCCCTACTCAAAAGTGGGACAGATGAGGTCCCTGTGACAGGAGAAGCTGGTACAGAAGGCAGAACTTCCCTGAAGGAAGAGCCAGTATTGTTTCAATGAGGACTGGATTAACAAAACACTCTGTAAGGACCCTCTTACCTCTATAAACCAGGGCCTGCTCTGAGCGATACGGGCCCTTTTAGTGAGGCTCCAACTGCGTGCTGTTCTCTGTTGGTTTATTAAGCCATACCAATGCCTTCATCTCATATGCATGAATACAATCATCCTCATTATAATACAGTTTCTGTCTATGATGAGCTACTGACGCGTTGAGCCTAGTGACGCTGAAGGCAGACTCCAGCCTCTCAACCAAGGCTGACGTACAGTACTTTGCAGAGAACCAGAGCTCCCTGCAGCCAACATGCAGGTAGGCGAAAGCATGTCAGTTGAAACCTGTGCCTCACCCTCGTGCCTGAGGTAGAAAGGGGTAAAGCAGGTGCTAGCATGTTTGGAGGTGTTACATGCAAAAGCATCCTGCTGAACATAAGTGTCCCACTCACCTTCCTGAAAAATTAACATGACTCTTCCTAGAATCATTGTAGTAGTGCCTGCATTTCAGCATCACTGTGAAGAAGAGAAGGTGTGGACTTCTTTCCAACCAGATGGTTCATTGGTGCTCCACATTGAGAATTTCTTATACATCACCTGTAGTAAGAGAACAGACCCATAAAACCTGACCTCTGCGAGTGTGGGGGGTGTGGGCCATCTATGTTACATGGGTCAGACTGGAGGCCCTCACTAAAGACCATGTGGCCCAAAAACACCACATGTTCCCTGGCAAAGTTGCATTTCTTGGGATTGAGTTTCAGGCCTAGACAAAGCATCCTCTAAATGAGCGAGGTGGTCCCCAAATGTGTGGCTGCAGTGCACGATTTTTAGCAAGAAAATCTAGACCGAGTAGCATCTTACTGTGCAGAATCCCTCAGAGCATTACATGTGCTGCCATGAAGTGGCACCCAAAAGTGACTGAAATAGTGCCCAGTATATCCAACATCTGTTCATTCACTGCTCGAGTCAATGTTGTCAGAGACCTCAGTGCCTTCCACCACTCCCCTCACATACAAAGTGGGGCTGTCTCCACAATCTACACCATAAGCCTTTTCGGTAATGTCATTCTACAGAAGGCCTTAATAGCAAAAAGCTGGTGTTTGGGACACAATGCCAGCTACTTTCCAGCTGCCTGATTTTTATCCTCCTGCTGACATGGCAGGAAATGCACACATTTTCTCGCCTCTCCATCAAATCAGTTCCACCACATAGGAGTAGGGCTCTTCCTTTGAGGCGATCTGTGGGGGGTGTCATCCTAGTGTCCTGGTGCCGGCAACATGAGGAGTATTCTCCTTGGGGTGAGAGCACCCCACAGTCTAACGAGCACCCCCGCTATCCATCCAGGGGCTCTCTTAAAATGCCTCACAAAAAGTGCAACCACAATTTCCCCTTGAGGATGAGCGAAATCCCTGTGCCCCCCTCTTTGAATTCCAGCTAAAGCCTCCTCCAAATCAGTTGCACCTTTTTCAAGGCGCTTAGCTTTCAAGGCTGGATCCAAGAAGAAGCTGGAATTGATTCCAGAGAAGCACTGAAATTTGTCCTCTTTCTGTGTAACAGGCCCATAGTCAGGGAACACCTCCATCAGATCAGACTGCTCACATCAGCAGCATACACCTCTAAGCTCTTGCACACCCAAGCCAGTAAGCTGTCCCTGAAGCAGATATATGCTCACTGTGACCAAATCTTTTATTAACAGCAGCATAATCAGATTTCAGTGTATctggaaaaatgaatgcagcaatgtacagaaaATCCCTTTATGAAAAGCATGTTCCAGAgtgctctggacctcagactggggtgACGATTTATCTTTCAACAGGCAACGatcctaagcacacagccatgATAAGAAAGGAGTAGCTACTGGAAAACTCTGGAAAAGTCCTAgagtggcccagccagagcTCAGACTTGAACCCAATTAAACATGAGACATCTGAAAATAGCTGTGTCCCGATGCTTCCTATCCAACCTCATGGAAtttgagaggtactgcaaataAGAATGAGAAAATTGGTGCTAAAGATAGATTAAGTATTGAGAAAAGACTTTAAATacttatgtatatgtatatttaattaaaaaaaagaaggtttTCACTTTATTGTGATGGATtactttgtgtatgtttttattttctatttctgtactAATTTGCAATGCAGAAGTAAGGAAAtatgaatactttctgaagtaCCACTACTTTTATTAGTGgaacaataaatgtatttgttcatttaataacattatattgtatattcatCAAACCTTGAATGTGCAAAATGCTTCCTCGTTATTTGCTGCCTCTCTAAATTAATTGACCCTTAAGTGGTATTAATGTCATGTTTCACTTTGAAATTAAGATCTTACACAACTAGTCGCATGAAACAGTTTTACCTTatatctaatttttttttttgttcaattgtttgacatttgtgcTAAAGCAGCTTTGAGTTTTTACTTTTCATGTACAGTTACAGCCATGTTTTCTGCCTCAGCTTTGGTGTGTAAAGGGATTAAAGTTGCATCATGTGTTGATGTTGAAGTGTGTTTATTAACACCTTAGATTGGAATTCACCCGTGGCTTAATTTGTTATTAGACATTATTACAAGGTGTGAACATGTCCCTGTGGTACACAGCAcaactttactgtttgtttatcaAAGTTGAAACTACTGTTTCAAGGTGTGTGGTTCTCAATAATATCTATGTAAAACATGGTTACTTAACTTAATTTAGATCAGTTGGCATTATTATTCTGTGGTACTTTCAGTTAtcttttcttattctttgtAACTAGTTTAACAATTAGAGGatagttttgtacatttatgCCAGACTAAACTGCCCTGATTGCTACAATTACAGCAAATTTAGATTTAGCCAAATTAATCTGTAGcacatatattaaataatatagtACTATAGttgtaaacttttttttgtttgtttgtttggtccaatctcagagacactatgtctaatcacattcacATATCAGATGACTTAGCATTAGCCTCAAGTAATGTGAGAAATCTgagagttatctttgaccaggatatctcctttacatcactCATaatccacctgaggaatattagtaaaattaggagcatcctgtcccaaagtgatgctgaaaaactagaccatgcatttgttacttgCAGACTGAACTATTGTAACTCATTATTAgtaggatgtcccaataactccttataaagtctccagttaatccaaaatcctgcagccagagttctgactggaattagcaagagagatcatatttctccaacgttagcttctctccattggctccatgtaaaatccagaattgaatttaaaattcttctcctcacttataaatcacttaataaacaggctccatcttatcttaaagacctcatagttccatattttctaagcagaactctccgttctcaggctgcaggtttacttgtggttcctagattttccaaatgtagaatgggaggcagagcctttagctatcaagctcctctgctgtcctctaaagggagttccTCTCCACcgttgcctaaagcttgctcaaatgggatcATTTTTATACcattatactctgtaaggtcttaaaccttacactgtaaagtgccttctgtaacttctgttgtgatttggtgctctacaaataaaactgaattaaattgaattgaattgaattgaattgaattgaattgaattgaattgaattgaattgaattgaattgaagagGAATAACCAACGCATGGGAGTAATGCACCATGTTTGTATTAAACTTGTCATTCTTTAATGTTCTGTTAACAGTATCAACTGTAACTGTTCTTTTGTCctgatattttaatgtatttaataccATAGGCTCAAGTAGATGTTTTGATAaacttaaacacattttttaatgatATATATTTTAGCGTATGCCACAAAGTGCATCAAATCCAGTTCAGTAATCATATAGaactttattgttgttatttctgcttgactaGTATGTTTTCTATCGTTCTTAGTACCTTAGTGCATGGACAAAGCTAATTGGGATGATTTTGAGTCTTGTGCCACCACTACCTTGATTTCCAAAAATGTCATAGTATAGCTTTAAGGACTAAAAGAAAGATTTTCAAAACtaaagttataataatatcTGTATTTATTGAGCAATTATCAAAGAAAGGATGAATTGCTGTATAATAAAagcatataaaaaatatataaaacacatttaaaacaagaaagccaaaatcacactcacacacacaaataaataaataaataccaataAGCAACTTAAACCAATGTAAATATCTcataataaatgacaaaaagcagtgttttaagggaaaatatgttttaagaCTTAAACAATGACACTGACTCAAACAGCCTGATGCAGGTCATTCCACTGCCTTGGAAATAGAAAAGCCTTTGCTCCTTTTGGTTTTTAACCTGGATGATGGTGCAGTAAGAAGCTTCTGCTTCTGGGATCACAAATTTTGTCATGGTTTCTTGTAGAATTTAAAGATTGGATATATAGGCTGAAACCAGGTCATGTTAGGTTAACAAAGTGTAGAAAAGCAATCCTTAAATGAACAGGACAGTTGATAGATAGAggcaaaaatataataataaaaagaaaatcatatgACTGAACCtccctgcttttgtttttatagtcTAGAGATAATAGCATGAATAATAGTTTCTGCATTACTGAAATTTAACATAGATTTaatttttgcagtgtttttacatcagacaatataaatataaaaatataaatataataaaaatatgaaaaagcaAGATTTTTAGGCCTAACATGTTACAATAAAGGCCCAGTAGATTGCAATATTTTACCTGTAAGATTTATCTATATATCTTTAGGTTGTTGTGTGCATAACTATGTGATAGTTAACAACGTGCAAAGTGTTAATGAAATCTACTGATGTAAACAACGGCTTTCTGCAGTAAGGACTCCAGGAATGTGAAGAATCTTTTTAAGTAGAGGCGAGGTGCTGGGATCTCCTATAGTCTTGTCACTGGTGGTGAAGTAGAAGCAGGAGATGGAGATAAAATCTATGAAGGACATCGTGGAGGACATGAAGGTAATCCGGACGAGCAGGACAAACGCTCCTGCTCAACAACACACATTGATCCAAGAACAGcaagctttgtgttttgtgccatTGAGGTGGAACACATTTTTGTGCCCAGGTTTCAACCATCTAGCTGATATATGCTGAATATTTCTGAAGTAATCTTGAATTAACTCCAACCATTTTGTGCAACTTACCAGATCCACAAGCAACTAAACAGCCCTAGAGCATGATGCTACCACCACTATGCTTGATACAAGTTTctttgaattgaactgaatgtCTTATCTTTACTCTTTCAAACATTCCTTTTGTCATTGTggataaaaaacaaagcattccTCCAGAAAGCTTTTTCTTCGTCCTTTCGGGTCAGCTGCAAACTTCAGTTTAACTTAAAGGTGTTGATTGTGGAGCAGGGTCTTCTCTTTTGGAGAAAGCTTACAGTTCATATCAGACCGTTGTCTTAGTGGTTCCTTGTTTGTTCCTGACCCTCACAGCTGAGTAAAACTGTTTTGGTCTTCTTCCACACTTGTGGTAAAAGTGGCTCTATCTCCCACTAACTCATATTTGAGTTCAGCTGTTTGAACTAATTATCTTGAAATCTGCTGTAGTTTTGAAATAACAAGAGGCATTTCTGACTTGATAATCCAGTGAGTGCATTTAAAGACACCCTTTTAATGTTGGTTCGCACAGGGAAGCTACTCATAACAGGACGTTAAGAGGCCTTGGCAAATCAAAAGACATTAGCAATCTGACTGGGagttatatttttctttattatttttttgtgtacatgtgcacaagattgtttggttttctttaaactttaaagaagaaaattcCTTCAATTCATCAATTTTGGAGTTGCTGAATGAATATCCATGTTTTTACTGGACAGctcagatatatatataaaaaagtttgACATTAACATCTGATGTCTGaattattgttatgtaacagaCTATAATTTGCACACTGTCTAATTATCCAAATATGGAAATACCCTACAGTTGCATGTGGGGTCATTCTTGTCACTGATGTGTTGCTGCCATCTGCTGATGATGAACAGACGTACTAAACACTCCACACTGTGGACCATCTCAGTGGTTGAACTGACAGCTTGCAGTGCAGTCTGCTGCAGTTAATTTTGTCAAATTTATGGCTGCTTAAAAACCAAACCTATTCTAACAGAAACCCAGTCTCTCTCTTGCTGGTATTTGCCTCAGATAAAGTTTCTGTGACTAATCTGAGAAGATTTGGCAACTTAGTGCCCTTTACAAGTTAAGACCTTTCTCCTTAAATCATACCTATATAAATTTAACAAGTGAAGCCAAAATTTTACAGTCATACCATAGCAATTTCaccatttttaataataataataaatatttgatgttactttagttttttttattaattatttaaacttcCGCACTCATCTGCCTGCATTATGCCACcgaccaacacaacaacaaaacactgagtGTTACTCATTATCCTCTTTACTGAGAAAGAAGATCAGTAGCTTCTGCTTGCATTATGAGAAGAACTGAACACCAggaagtggcaagaaaaacaatGGTGTTTTATTGTCTGCTAGATTTAGAGTTATTATCACGTCTATAAGTGTTAAATGAAAGATgacataattaaattaaagcaaactACTTAGTAAGCCTTCACATTGTTCTTTAATATTTGCACGACAAATACAAGAAATTATAGGTAAGATGATCAGAAACTTTAACAATATAGCAATGAATCCAACAGCTGTCATTtataaaactaatgtttttttcaagatcaatgcagtggcaagaaaaagtatgttttggattttttatggttttctgcattaatttgtcataaaatgtgtgatctgatcttcatctaagtcaagagtattaacaaatataatgggtctaaaataagaacacagaaaaaaaatcttaccttgatgtctttattcagaacaaccataaaaacctcatagtgatagtagGAAAAGTATGTAAACTGTTTGAATAGTGAcctaaaaaaagctaattggagtcaggtattagcataagttaagaaaattttgactgacaaaaacactcaaactttttgagaTTGCTCCACGCAAGaggaatgtgcttatgtgagccatgccttaCCAAAAGGAGCTCTCAGAGAATCTATGATCAAGGACTGATGATTTATATAAGGCtaaaaagggttacaaagtgatgtcaatcACTCTAAACAATAATACCCTTTTTTTACCCCTCCCAAAATAACAAGCATGAGAAGACCCATATCAATGACTTTACACTGAATGCAGCGGTACATTAGTAACAAGATTAACTAGAGGAAGGGTGCAGATGGGATCTTTTAGAGAGCAAGGAGAGGTAAAATAGTTCTGTAGGAAGAGGGCGGTGTTGTTTAAAAGATGAGTTTTCATTGAAGCAGGGACGACATGAGCAGTCAGAGCTCCAAGAAGAAACTGTAGCTGGGCTCGCTGATCCCACTGCAGTGTCTTATGTGTCCCTGTATTAAGAATAAAGCCTTCCTTAGGTTACCTTCAGTTATAATAATTATGGCCTATAtacattaaatgtgaaaattaattgttttatttaccaATTTTCTGTACAGTCTCTGTGAATTTTCTTCTAAATCAGCTATGAGCACTGCTAAAAGCTATGATCATCTGGCATTTTGCTCATCCTgaaaaatctgtaatttaactttttttcatttaatcatttgggcCGATGCTTTTATCCAGAGAAACTTACAAGTGCggtaaaaagcaaacaaaaaaaaaactgttgtcaGTTCATGAGAAAAGAATTTGTCAAATTATTTGGTTTGTTCTCACAGATTCTGTACAGAGATGAAGATGCCAGGGTGTTGGGTCGATAAAAATAAGTATGACCAAAACTTCACCCTTACCATTAGCAAACTAACTTACTAACTTATCCCAACATCTGTTTCACCTATAAAAAACTATGCTGTTTGTTAAAAgtagttatgtttttttttttttttttttttactaggcTCTTTTAAATTATACGAACATTTGGCGGTTGTTAGACTGGTGCAAGTTAGTGGCtgtgagaaaacacaagagACACAAGGAAATATGTGGTCAAATTGTTTATGTTGAAAACCAGCGTTTGTTCCTTTTTCCTTTAACCACATCATTACTGCTCTGCCTCAAATAGAATCACACAATAGCTTTAAATCCACAGTTACATAGTTGAGTCACTTCATCATATGTATACTTTTGAGTCTATTTAGGTGAAGTAAACATTTATGATTGGAGACGCTACAGAAAGTTGTAGCATTATTTTTGAAGTTACACTAATTGATATTGATTGATACCACGATTAGTGTAACGGATTTGATGTTTGTATGTTAAAGACATGACGGttcattttatttgatatttttaacttaaataaCTTACATCACAGTATTTATAGACTATACAGTTATTTATAGAGGGAAACTACAGAAATagattttagtttcatttataaacatttaagaaacatttttgaaTTCTTCCATATTAAAGATGTTTCTAGAAGGTTCACTTATTAACTATGtatagaacaaaaataaaagaaaaatgaactCACTTGGAAttgaaatttagttttttgctaTAAACAAAGTTTTTCTAAATTCACGTGCCAATGTGTGACATGTGACATTTTCAAGAAAGAAGcgataataaaaatgacaaatccttaactttatacacacaaacacatgaatgcTCCCACAAATGAACACGCCTGGTTTCACCCAGCTTTTCATCCATACACTGCCGTCTAATTGAAtctcattttaattatgttgaCCCAGACTCTATCTCTCTGCAGTCTGCCTCTCACACTGTGAGAGTGACACCTCCATCTCCTTACAGAGGAGCGAGTTGAGGATCCACTTTGATGTCCGTCACTCCCCTGCAAAGAAAAggtcaaaataataaatgtaggtCCAATTGATGGGTTGGCAGGGTGTGAGCAGGGGGTTTGGTGCTGATTTTTGGACGAGTGCTCTCCTAAAGGCATAATGAATTCATACAGTCAAGCATGGCCAAAGAGGAAAACAGCGTGAGTCCTCTTTCCATGAAAAGGTTGATCTAAATCTGTAGACAAGCCTGGCTGCTTCGTTCCATTCGTTCTCCAACACATTGCTCTCTTCTTTCTCATCAGCAGGCTTGTCTCACACGTATGAATAAATACCCCGTAAATATCTCTGTCGTTCACTCCTCTCCGCcacacagctctgcacatgcatcaccccctcctctcccttcaCTCACAGAGGTGAACTGAATCAACATGCTTCAGAAACCCTGTCAGTGAGTTGCCTAACTCTTCCTCACAGCAAGACATCTTTGATTCAAGagggaataaaacagaaataagcaAATGCTTGAACATTCCTCAGGCCGTACACATCATGGCTTATCTGTGAGTAAGTCCATGCAAACCTGAGCTGCACCACTTCTAGCAGCTGTTGGGCTATATataatcagttattattataggtaaatatgtttaaaatacaactcaaaacatggaaaaaaactttcttttgttttgtatgaaaCTATGACAATTAAAGTTCCTATCAGCTGAAGCATTATGTGAGGCACTGGTGGAAGAGTCTTTTATTGAAGTGGCATCACctcaacttattattattttatattataatagaaTAGAATTATATTACATGGCTGACTTATtataaataacacattattatgtcttctgatttttttatgttgattttaaCCATATTGTTCACACTGTTTTATCTATGTAAGTAGTAAACTTcacttaaaatatttaatttatatcaTGGTCTGATACatgatgaacaaacacaaagttttGTTATTGTATCTGTAAATACCTATAACTTCCAAccaaaaaatattatatatattatatatattaaaaatataatgtgtaaaGTAAAAGTGGGGAGaaatttatattataaaatagGTCTTTACAG encodes the following:
- the LOC113161850 gene encoding trace amine-associated receptor 13c-like, producing the protein MMDSVEGEELCFPQLLNSSCRGVMRPHSEAVLLYTLFSFITVLTVALNLLVIISISHFRQLHTPTNLLLLSLGISDLLVGLLVMPVETVRFIETCWLLGDLMCAMSYIIGFTLTSASVGNMVLISIDRYVAICYPLQYPTKITRSRVEATVCLLWACSLLYNGLILKDHLSQPNRYNSCYGECLVVINYVPGAIDLIVTFISPCSIIIVLYARVFLVAVSQARAMQTRVTAVAGGSGRVGAKKSEKKAARTLGVVIMIFLMSFCPYYYPSIAGQDTSNSTSSWAIVSWMLYFNSCLNPLIYTFFYPWFRKTIKFIVTLKILEQDSSQANVLQTH